The nucleotide sequence CTCCTGCATACAACAACCATCGTTCCCTTCTACTGTCTAAACGCGAATGCTTCCCATAAGAGGTACGCTTTGACATCCCCTGTGCCATTCGGTGAAGAGTCGCTGCGCCAAATCGCAAAGACCAATATCGTCGGCATGTGCTGCTGGAATATCCATGGCAGCATTGTCGAGGCGAACGACATGTTT is from Verrucomicrobiia bacterium and encodes:
- a CDS encoding PAS domain-containing protein — encoded protein: MTSPVPFGEESLRQIAKTNIVGMCCWNIHGSIVEANDMFCRMTGYTQQEVQAGDVKLADLCAPGARPVNLPALD